A genomic window from Sparus aurata chromosome 4, fSpaAur1.1, whole genome shotgun sequence includes:
- the snrpa1 gene encoding U2 small nuclear ribonucleoprotein A', producing the protein MVKLSAELIEQAAQYTNPVRDRELDLRGYKIPVLENLGATLDQFDTIDFSDNEVRKLDGFPLLRRLKTLLMNNNRICRIGENLEQSLPGLTELVLTSNNIQELGDLDPLATVKTLSLLSLLRNPVTNKKHYRLYVINKIPQIRVLDFQKVKLKERQEAEKMFKGKRGAQLAKDIARRTKTFTPGVAAQLEKKRTGPSQADVEAIKNAIANASSLAEVERLKGMLQAGQIPGRDLRQGPAGIEEEEEEEEEEEEEEDGAQMEANMDGGAEEETNERDQEEDDADMDVESHVNGS; encoded by the exons ATGGTGAAATTATCTGCAGAGCTAATTGAGCAGGCTGCTCAGTATACCAAccctgtgagagacagagagttgGATTTACGAG GTTATAAAATCCCAGTGCTTGAAAATCTTGGAGCAACTCTCGACCAGTTTGACACTATTGACTTCTCTGATAATGAAGTCAGAAAACTGGACGGCTTCCCTCTGCTCAGGAGACTGAAGACATTGCTAATGAATAACAACAGGATTTG TCGTATAGGTGAGAATCTGGAGCAGTCTCTGCCAGGTTTGACAGAACTGGTTCTGACGAGCAACAACATTCAGGAGCTG GGTGACTTGGACCCGCTGGCCACAGTTAAGACATTGTCCCTTCTCAG CTTATTAAGGAATCCAGTGACAAACAAGAAGCATTACAGACTCTATGTCATCAACAAAATCCCACAGATCCGTGTGCTTGACTTCCAGAAAGTTAAGCTCAAG GAACGGCAGGAGGCGGAGAAAATGTTCAAGGGCAAACGAGGTGCTCAACTTGCAAAGGATATTGCCAGACGAACGAAAAC ATTCACTCCCGGCGTGGCAGCACAGCTGGAGAAGAAGAGGACGGGGCCATCTCAAGCTGATGTGGAAGCAATCAAG aaTGCCATCGCTAATGCTTCGTCGTTGGCAGAGGTGGAGAGGTTGAAGGGGATGCTGCAGGCTGGTCAGATCCCAGGCCGAGATCTCAGACAAG GTCCAGCTGGgatcgaggaggaggaggaggaggaggaggaagaagaagaagaggaagatggtgCACAGATGGAGGCAAATATGGATGGAGGTGCTGAAGAAGAGACGAATGAGAGAGATCAAGAGGAGGATGATGCAGACATGGATGTTGAGTCACATGTTAATGGCTCCTGA
- the selenos gene encoding selenoprotein S: MAEMDDVEITDVNDDDMPYQVEKGPVKNQDLSSVGTIVGEILSQYGWYMLVLTVLVYLLIQYLSKKRSSQSPPPQTEQDAVLVARKQLAMEAARKRMQEELDAKAAIFREHQREQEEEKRRQKIEIWESMQLGKSYKGAAKASRATEEASSSQTVLKSKTDKKSLRGSDYNPLNGQGGGTCSWRPGRRGPSSGG, translated from the exons ATGGCTGAAATGGATGATGTTGAAATTACGGACGTCAATGACGATGACATGCCTTATCAGGTGGAGAAGGGGCCCGTCAAGAACCAGGATCTAAGTTCCGTGGGCACAATCG TCGGAGAGATTCTTTCCCAGTATGGGTGGTACATGCTGGTTTTGACGGTGTTGGTCTACCTCCTCATCCAGTACCTCAGCAAGAAGAGGTCCAGCCAGAGCCCACCCCCACAAACAGAACAAG ATGCTGTGCTCGTGGCGAGAAAACAACTGGCCATGGAAGCAGCTCGGAAAAGGATGCAAGAGGAGCTTGATGCCAAAGCAGCCATCTTCAGAGAGCATCAGAGAGAG caagaagaagagaagaggaggcagaAAATAGAGATATGGGAGAGTATGCAACTGGGAAAGAGTTACAAGGGAGCTGCAAAAGCTTCTCGA GCAACTGAGGAAGCCAGCTCATCTCAAACTGTGCTCAAATCAAAGACAGACAAGAAGTCACTTCGCGGTTCAG actACAATCCCCTGAACGGACAGGGAGGAGGAACCTGCTCCTGGAGACCAGGCAGGAGAGGGCCGTCATCTGGTGGATGA